Proteins from a genomic interval of Kitasatospora herbaricolor:
- the recD2 gene encoding SF1B family DNA helicase RecD2, which produces MATQQQPAVPRQLAQVEGVLERITYANEETGYTVARVDTGRGGNDLLTVVGALLGAQPGESLRLHGRWASHPQYGKQFVVENYTTVLPATVQGIQRYLGSGLIKGIGPRFAERIVEAFGVDTLEVIENAPARLIEVPGLGPKRTKKIAEAWEEQKAIKEVMVFLQGVGVSTSLAVRIFKKYGDASIGVVKNEPYRLASDVWGIGFLTADRIAQAVGIPHDSPERVKAGLQYALSQSSDQGHCYLPEERLIADGVKLLQVDVGLVIDCLAELVAEEGVVREAVPGEGGQPVTAVYLVPFHRAEISLSNQLLRLLRADSDRMPGFADVDWAAALGWLAKRTGAELAPEQEQSVRLALTEKVAVLTGGPGCGKSFTVKSIVTLALAKRAKVVLAAPTGRAAKRLSELTGVEASTVHRLLELRPGGDAAYDRDRPLEADLVVVDEASMLDLILANKLVKAVAPGAHLLFVGDVDQLPSVGAGEVLRDMLAAGSPVPSVRLTRIFRQAQESGVVTNAHRINEGLPPRTEGLADFFLFVEDDAEKAAGLTVDVVARRIPQKFGLDPRRDVQVLAPMHRGPAGAGNLNTLLQAAVTPGREGLPERRLGGRTFRVGDKVTQIRNNYEKGQNGVFNGTVGVVTSIAVDDQRLTVLTDEDEEIGYDFDELDELAHAYAVTIHRSQGSEYPAVVIPVTTSAWTMLQRNLLYTAVTRAKQLVVLVGSRKAIGQAVRTVSAGRRHSALDHRLATG; this is translated from the coding sequence GTGGCCACGCAGCAGCAGCCCGCGGTGCCGCGCCAGCTCGCCCAGGTGGAGGGGGTGCTGGAGCGGATCACGTACGCCAACGAGGAGACCGGCTACACGGTCGCCCGGGTGGACACCGGCCGGGGCGGGAACGACCTGCTGACGGTGGTGGGCGCGCTGCTGGGGGCGCAGCCGGGGGAGTCCCTGCGGCTGCACGGGCGGTGGGCCTCGCATCCGCAGTACGGGAAGCAGTTCGTGGTGGAGAACTACACCACGGTGCTGCCGGCCACCGTCCAGGGCATCCAGCGCTATCTGGGGTCGGGGCTGATCAAGGGGATCGGGCCGCGGTTCGCGGAGCGGATCGTGGAGGCCTTCGGGGTGGACACCCTGGAGGTGATCGAGAACGCTCCGGCGCGGTTGATCGAGGTGCCGGGGCTGGGGCCGAAGCGGACGAAGAAGATCGCCGAGGCCTGGGAGGAGCAGAAGGCCATCAAGGAGGTGATGGTCTTCCTGCAGGGGGTGGGGGTCTCGACCTCGCTGGCGGTGCGGATCTTCAAGAAGTACGGGGACGCCTCGATCGGGGTGGTGAAGAACGAGCCGTACCGGCTGGCCTCGGACGTGTGGGGCATCGGCTTCCTGACGGCGGACCGGATCGCCCAGGCGGTGGGCATCCCGCACGACAGTCCGGAGCGGGTGAAGGCGGGCCTGCAGTACGCGCTCTCGCAGAGCAGCGACCAGGGGCACTGCTACCTGCCGGAGGAGCGGTTGATCGCCGACGGGGTGAAGCTGCTGCAGGTCGACGTGGGGCTGGTGATCGACTGTCTGGCCGAGCTGGTCGCCGAGGAGGGGGTGGTCAGGGAGGCGGTGCCGGGGGAGGGCGGGCAGCCGGTGACGGCGGTCTACCTGGTGCCGTTCCACCGGGCGGAGATCTCGCTGTCGAACCAGTTGCTGCGGTTGCTGCGGGCGGATTCCGACCGGATGCCGGGGTTCGCCGACGTGGACTGGGCGGCGGCGCTGGGCTGGCTGGCGAAGCGGACGGGGGCGGAGCTGGCACCGGAGCAGGAGCAGTCGGTCCGCCTGGCGCTGACCGAGAAGGTCGCGGTGCTGACCGGGGGGCCGGGCTGCGGGAAGTCCTTCACGGTGAAGTCGATCGTGACGCTGGCCCTGGCGAAGCGGGCGAAGGTGGTGCTGGCGGCGCCGACCGGCCGGGCGGCCAAGCGGCTGTCCGAGCTGACGGGGGTGGAGGCGTCCACCGTGCACCGGTTGCTGGAGCTGCGCCCGGGGGGTGACGCGGCGTACGACCGGGACCGGCCGTTGGAGGCCGACCTGGTGGTGGTGGACGAGGCCTCGATGCTGGATCTGATCCTGGCGAACAAGCTGGTCAAGGCGGTGGCGCCGGGTGCCCACCTGCTGTTCGTGGGGGATGTGGACCAGCTGCCGTCGGTGGGCGCCGGCGAGGTGCTGCGGGACATGCTGGCCGCCGGGAGCCCGGTGCCGTCGGTGCGGCTGACCAGGATCTTCCGGCAGGCGCAGGAGTCCGGGGTGGTGACCAACGCGCACCGGATCAACGAGGGCCTGCCACCGCGCACGGAGGGGCTGGCGGACTTCTTCCTGTTCGTGGAGGACGACGCCGAGAAGGCGGCGGGGCTGACGGTCGACGTGGTGGCGCGCCGGATCCCGCAGAAGTTCGGGCTGGACCCGCGCCGGGACGTCCAGGTGCTGGCGCCGATGCACCGGGGGCCGGCCGGCGCGGGCAACCTGAACACGCTCCTCCAGGCGGCGGTCACGCCGGGGCGCGAGGGGCTGCCCGAGCGCCGTCTCGGTGGCCGCACGTTCCGGGTGGGGGACAAGGTCACCCAGATCCGGAACAACTACGAGAAGGGGCAGAACGGCGTCTTCAACGGCACGGTCGGGGTGGTGACCTCCATCGCGGTGGACGACCAGCGGCTGACCGTGCTGACGGACGAGGACGAGGAGATCGGGTACGACTTCGACGAGCTGGACGAACTGGCGCACGCGTACGCGGTGACGATCCACCGTTCGCAGGGCAGCGAGTACCCGGCGGTGGTGATTCCGGTCACCACCTCGGCCTGGACGATGCTCCAGCGAAATCTGCTCTACACGGCGGTGACCAGGGCAAAACAACTCGTTGTACTGGTGGGGTCACGGAAGGCGATCGGACAGGCCGTCCGGACGGTCAGCGCAGGTCGCAGGCACTCCGCACTGGACCACCGGCTGGCCACTGGATGA
- a CDS encoding heavy metal translocating P-type ATPase, with product MSTTTPGTPRTGPTAPAAAGERVELSIGGMTCASCAARIEKKLNRMDGVEAVVNFATERARIDFGPGVSVADLVATVERTGYTAELPAPPPAAGTAPDGAAAPDPERTAARDRLLISTVLTVPVVLLSMVPALQFDNWQWLALALTGPVVVYGGLPFHRAAWTNLRHGAATMDTLVSLGTLAAFGWSLWALFLGHAGMTGMKHEFSLAVARGDAASSLYLETAAAVTVLILLGRWLEARSKRRAGAALHALLDLGAKEVAVLEGGREVRMPVARLTVGTRFVVRPGEKIATDGVVVEGASAVDASMLTGESVPVEVAVGDPVTGATVNAGGRLVVEATRVGADTQLARMARLVEEAQNGKAAAQRLADRISAVFVPVVILIALGTLVGWLLVSNSPTEAFTAAVAVLIIACPCALGLATPTALMVGTGRGAQLGILIKGPEVLETTRRVDTVVLDKTGTVTTGRMALVAVHTVPGVPVDEALRLAGALEHASEHPVAAAVAAAAAERVGALPPVEGFENVPGLGVRGVVEGRAVLVGREALLADAAQQLPPVLAEAKAAAEAAGRTAVAVGWDGEARAVLEIADTVKPTSARAIAELRALGLRPVLLTGDNRAVALAVAAEVGIDPADVVAEVLPEDKVATVRTLQAEGRSVAMIGDGVNDAAALAQADLGLAMGTGTDAAIEAADLTLVRGDLRSAGDAIRLSRRTLATIKGNLFWAFAYNVAAIPLAAAGLLNPVVAGAAMAFSSAFVVTNSLRLRRFRAA from the coding sequence ATGAGCACCACCACCCCGGGGACCCCGCGCACCGGCCCCACCGCCCCGGCGGCCGCGGGCGAGCGCGTCGAACTGTCGATCGGCGGGATGACCTGCGCCTCCTGCGCGGCCCGGATCGAGAAGAAGCTCAACCGGATGGACGGCGTCGAGGCCGTCGTGAACTTCGCGACCGAACGGGCCCGGATCGACTTCGGGCCCGGCGTGAGCGTGGCCGACCTGGTCGCCACCGTGGAGCGGACGGGCTACACGGCCGAGCTGCCCGCCCCGCCGCCGGCCGCCGGAACGGCCCCCGACGGCGCCGCCGCCCCGGACCCGGAGCGGACCGCCGCCCGCGACCGGCTGCTGATCAGCACCGTGCTCACCGTCCCGGTCGTCCTGCTCTCGATGGTCCCCGCCCTGCAGTTCGACAACTGGCAGTGGCTGGCCCTCGCCCTGACCGGCCCCGTCGTCGTGTACGGCGGGCTGCCGTTCCACCGAGCGGCCTGGACCAACCTGCGGCACGGCGCCGCCACCATGGACACCCTGGTCTCGCTCGGCACCCTGGCCGCCTTCGGCTGGTCGCTCTGGGCGCTGTTCCTCGGCCACGCCGGGATGACCGGCATGAAGCACGAGTTCTCCCTCGCGGTGGCCCGCGGCGACGCCGCCTCCTCCCTCTACCTGGAGACCGCCGCCGCCGTCACCGTGCTGATCCTGCTCGGCCGCTGGCTGGAGGCCCGGTCCAAGCGCCGCGCCGGCGCCGCCCTGCACGCCCTGCTGGACCTGGGCGCCAAGGAGGTCGCGGTGCTGGAGGGCGGCCGCGAGGTGCGGATGCCGGTGGCCCGGCTGACGGTCGGCACCCGGTTCGTGGTCCGGCCCGGCGAGAAGATCGCCACCGACGGCGTGGTGGTCGAGGGCGCCTCCGCGGTGGACGCCTCGATGCTCACCGGGGAGTCCGTGCCGGTCGAGGTCGCGGTCGGCGACCCGGTCACCGGCGCCACCGTCAACGCCGGCGGCCGCCTGGTGGTCGAGGCCACCCGGGTCGGCGCCGACACCCAGCTGGCCCGGATGGCCAGGCTGGTCGAGGAGGCGCAGAACGGCAAGGCCGCCGCCCAGCGCCTGGCCGACCGGATCTCGGCGGTCTTCGTGCCCGTCGTCATCCTGATCGCGCTCGGCACCCTGGTCGGCTGGCTGCTGGTCAGCAACAGCCCCACCGAGGCCTTCACCGCGGCCGTGGCCGTCCTGATCATCGCCTGCCCCTGCGCCCTGGGACTGGCCACGCCCACCGCCCTGATGGTCGGCACCGGCCGGGGCGCCCAGCTGGGCATCCTGATCAAGGGCCCCGAGGTGCTGGAGACCACCCGCCGGGTGGACACCGTGGTGCTCGACAAGACCGGCACCGTGACCACCGGCCGGATGGCCCTCGTCGCCGTCCACACCGTTCCCGGCGTCCCGGTGGACGAGGCCCTGCGGCTGGCCGGCGCGCTGGAGCACGCCTCCGAGCACCCGGTGGCGGCAGCCGTCGCCGCGGCCGCCGCCGAACGGGTGGGCGCCCTGCCGCCCGTCGAGGGATTCGAGAACGTGCCCGGGCTGGGCGTCCGGGGCGTGGTCGAGGGCCGTGCGGTGCTGGTCGGCCGCGAGGCGCTGCTGGCGGACGCCGCCCAGCAGCTGCCGCCGGTGCTGGCCGAGGCCAAGGCGGCGGCCGAGGCGGCCGGCCGGACGGCGGTCGCGGTCGGCTGGGACGGCGAGGCCAGGGCGGTGCTGGAGATCGCCGACACGGTGAAGCCCACCAGCGCCCGGGCGATCGCCGAGCTGCGCGCGCTGGGCCTGCGCCCGGTGCTGCTGACCGGGGACAACCGGGCGGTGGCACTGGCCGTGGCGGCCGAGGTCGGCATCGACCCGGCGGACGTGGTCGCCGAGGTGCTCCCGGAGGACAAGGTCGCCACCGTCCGCACCCTGCAGGCCGAGGGCCGCTCGGTGGCGATGATCGGGGACGGCGTCAACGACGCTGCCGCACTGGCCCAGGCCGACCTGGGCCTGGCGATGGGCACCGGCACCGACGCCGCGATCGAGGCCGCCGACCTGACCCTGGTCCGGGGCGACCTGCGCTCCGCCGGGGACGCGATCCGGCTCTCCCGCCGGACGCTGGCCACCATCAAGGGCAACCTGTTCTGGGCCTTCGCCTACAACGTGGCGGCGATCCCGCTGGCCGCCGCCGGACTGCTGAACCCGGTGGTGGCGGGCGCCGCGATGGCCTTCTCCTCGGCCTTCGTGGTCACCAACAGCCTGCGACTGCGGCGCTTCAGGGCCGCCTGA
- a CDS encoding GNAT family N-acetyltransferase, with protein sequence MNDLQIRRATADDLPAIVAMLADDPLGSTRESPEDLTPYRSAFRRIEDDPQQHLVVAVRDGRTVGTLQLTLIPGLSRKGSTRAVVEAVRVHADERGGGLGSRLIEWAVDTSRALGANLVQLTSDAGRTDAHRFYERLGFTGSHLGFKLQL encoded by the coding sequence ATGAACGATCTCCAGATCCGCCGTGCCACCGCCGACGACCTGCCAGCCATCGTGGCCATGCTGGCGGACGACCCGCTGGGCAGCACCCGGGAGTCGCCCGAGGACCTGACGCCCTACCGCTCGGCGTTCCGCCGGATCGAGGACGACCCGCAACAGCACCTGGTGGTCGCCGTACGGGACGGCCGGACGGTCGGCACCCTTCAACTGACGCTGATCCCCGGACTCTCCCGGAAGGGCTCGACCCGGGCCGTCGTCGAGGCCGTCCGGGTGCACGCGGACGAGCGGGGCGGCGGGCTGGGCAGCCGGCTCATCGAGTGGGCCGTCGACACCTCCCGCGCACTGGGGGCCAACCTGGTCCAGCTCACTTCGGACGCCGGCCGCACGGACGCGCACCGCTTCTACGAGCGCCTCGGATTCACCGGCTCGCACCTCGGATTCAAGCTCCAGCTCTGA
- a CDS encoding citrate synthase: MRKSVSENSPDAVVLRYQGGEYEYPVVASTAGNAGFDISKLLPQTGLVTLDNGFGNTAAYKSAITFVDGDNGILRYRGYPIEQLAEKGSFIETAYLLINGELPNADQLAIFSNEITQHTLLHEDVKRFYQGFPRDAHPMAMLSSVVGALSTFYQDSHNPFDAGQRHLSTVRLLAKLPTIAAYAYKKSVGQPFVYPRNDLGYVENFLRMTFAVPAEDYELNPVVVNALDKLLILHADHEQNCSTSTVRLVGSSHANQFASISAGISALWGPLHGGANQAVLEMLEQIQKDGGDVDSFIRKVKNREDGVKLMGFGHRVYKAFDPRAAQVKILAHEVLAQLGKSDELLEIALKLEEHALNDDFFVSRKLYPNVDFYTGLIYRAMGFPTSMFTVLFALGRLPGWIAHWHEMINDPTSRIGRPRQIYTGTAIRDYVGLDAR, encoded by the coding sequence GTGAGGAAGAGCGTGAGCGAGAACAGTCCAGACGCTGTAGTACTGCGGTACCAGGGCGGCGAGTACGAGTACCCCGTCGTCGCGAGTACTGCGGGCAACGCCGGCTTCGACATCTCGAAGCTGCTCCCGCAGACCGGCCTGGTGACCCTGGACAACGGCTTCGGCAACACCGCCGCCTACAAGTCCGCGATCACCTTCGTGGACGGCGACAACGGCATCCTGCGCTACCGCGGCTACCCGATCGAGCAGCTGGCCGAGAAGGGCAGCTTCATCGAGACCGCGTACCTCCTGATCAACGGCGAGCTGCCGAACGCCGACCAGCTGGCGATCTTCAGCAACGAGATCACCCAGCACACCCTGCTGCACGAGGACGTCAAGCGCTTCTACCAGGGGTTCCCCCGGGACGCGCACCCGATGGCGATGCTCTCCTCGGTGGTCGGCGCCCTGTCGACGTTCTACCAGGACAGCCACAACCCGTTCGACGCGGGCCAGCGCCACCTGTCGACCGTCCGCCTGCTGGCGAAGCTGCCGACCATCGCGGCCTACGCCTACAAGAAGTCGGTCGGCCAGCCGTTCGTCTACCCGCGCAACGACCTCGGCTACGTCGAGAACTTCCTGCGGATGACGTTCGCCGTCCCCGCCGAGGACTACGAGCTCAACCCGGTCGTGGTCAACGCGCTGGACAAGCTGCTGATCCTGCACGCGGACCACGAGCAGAACTGCTCGACCTCCACCGTGCGCCTGGTGGGCTCCAGCCACGCGAACCAGTTCGCCTCGATCTCGGCCGGCATCTCGGCGCTCTGGGGTCCGCTGCACGGCGGCGCCAACCAGGCCGTCCTGGAGATGCTGGAGCAGATCCAGAAGGACGGCGGCGACGTCGACTCCTTCATCCGCAAGGTGAAGAACCGCGAGGACGGCGTGAAGCTCATGGGCTTCGGTCACCGCGTGTACAAGGCCTTCGACCCGCGCGCCGCGCAGGTCAAGATCCTGGCCCACGAGGTGCTCGCCCAGCTCGGCAAGTCCGACGAGCTGCTGGAGATCGCCCTCAAGCTGGAGGAGCACGCGCTCAACGACGACTTCTTCGTCTCGCGCAAGCTCTACCCGAACGTGGACTTCTACACCGGCCTGATCTACCGCGCCATGGGCTTCCCGACCAGCATGTTCACCGTGCTGTTCGCGCTCGGCCGGCTGCCCGGCTGGATCGCCCACTGGCACGAGATGATCAACGACCCGACGAGCCGCATCGGCCGTCCGCGTCAGATCTACACCGGCACCGCGATCCGCGACTACGTCGGTCTCGACGCTCGCTGA
- a CDS encoding heavy-metal-associated domain-containing protein produces MSSTITYTVTGMSCGHCEKSVSSEVSALPGVTEVAADAKAGTVTVHSAAPLEDSQVRAAVDEAGYELVGRSA; encoded by the coding sequence ATGTCCAGCACCATCACCTACACCGTCACCGGCATGAGCTGCGGCCACTGCGAGAAGTCGGTCAGCTCCGAGGTCTCCGCCCTCCCCGGCGTGACGGAGGTGGCCGCCGACGCCAAGGCCGGCACCGTGACGGTCCACTCGGCGGCCCCGCTGGAGGACAGCCAGGTGCGCGCCGCCGTCGACGAGGCCGGCTACGAGCTCGTCGGCCGCTCGGCCTGA
- a CDS encoding SDR family NAD(P)-dependent oxidoreductase, which yields MARNVVVTGGGTGIGYEVARRFAEAGEQVMIVGRRRDVLEKAATDLGPRVTPLVCDLADPDAVEHALGGLPAQIDVLVNNAGSRETVIGAGPHALLARWRGDFERNVLTVVLLTESVRDRLTQGSGRVVTVSSIAALRGAGSYGAAKASLHAWNNFLAAQLGPSGITANIVAPGTVAGTEFFGPRLDEAEVSRRASRTLLGRIGETGEVAAAVYFLASPEAGFITGEILHCNGGELLGR from the coding sequence ATGGCCAGGAACGTCGTCGTCACCGGGGGTGGCACGGGCATCGGGTACGAGGTCGCGCGGAGATTCGCCGAGGCGGGCGAACAGGTCATGATCGTCGGACGACGGCGCGACGTGCTGGAGAAGGCCGCCACCGACCTCGGCCCCCGGGTCACCCCGCTGGTCTGCGACCTCGCCGACCCGGACGCGGTCGAGCACGCCCTCGGCGGGCTGCCGGCCCAGATCGACGTCCTGGTCAACAACGCGGGCAGTCGCGAGACCGTGATCGGCGCCGGGCCGCACGCGCTGCTGGCCCGCTGGCGCGGCGACTTCGAGCGCAACGTGCTGACGGTGGTGCTGCTCACCGAGTCCGTCCGGGACCGGCTCACCCAGGGCTCCGGCCGGGTCGTCACGGTCAGCTCGATCGCGGCGCTGCGCGGGGCCGGCTCGTACGGCGCCGCCAAGGCCTCGCTGCACGCCTGGAACAACTTCCTCGCCGCCCAGCTCGGACCGTCCGGGATCACCGCCAACATCGTCGCGCCGGGGACGGTGGCCGGCACCGAGTTCTTCGGGCCCCGGCTGGACGAGGCCGAGGTCTCCCGCCGGGCCTCGCGCACCCTGCTCGGCCGGATCGGCGAGACCGGCGAGGTGGCGGCGGCGGTCTACTTCCTCGCCTCGCCCGAGGCCGGCTTCATCACCGGCGAGATCCTGCACTGCAACGGCGGGGAACTGCTCGGGCGCTGA
- a CDS encoding VOC family protein, whose amino-acid sequence MLTTDYVPGSPNWLDLGSPDTAASAAFYGALLGWTFASAGPAAGGYGFFQQDGRTVAALGPLTEEGATSAWTIYFRTTDADRTTAAVERAGGKVRFAPFDVFTNGRMAGYTDPTGADFAVWQPRDTVGLDAVTDPGTLCWTECYSTDAEAGKAFYRAVFDWQEQDVPFGDVTYTVLTPAGGGTDDGQGGIMQLGPEQTAAGTTSHWLPYFEVLDPDACTVTAERLGATVRIPPTDFHGVGRLAQIVDPHGAVLAVIRSAQPGQ is encoded by the coding sequence ATGCTCACCACCGACTACGTGCCCGGCTCCCCCAACTGGCTCGACCTCGGCAGCCCCGACACCGCGGCCTCCGCCGCCTTCTACGGCGCCCTGCTCGGCTGGACCTTCGCCTCGGCCGGCCCCGCCGCCGGCGGCTACGGCTTCTTCCAGCAGGACGGCCGGACGGTCGCCGCGCTGGGCCCGCTCACCGAGGAGGGCGCCACCTCCGCCTGGACGATCTACTTCAGGACCACCGACGCCGACCGCACCACCGCCGCGGTGGAACGGGCCGGCGGCAAGGTCCGCTTCGCGCCCTTCGACGTGTTCACCAACGGACGGATGGCCGGCTACACCGACCCGACCGGCGCCGACTTCGCCGTCTGGCAGCCGCGGGACACCGTCGGCCTGGACGCCGTCACCGACCCGGGGACGCTGTGCTGGACGGAGTGCTACAGCACGGACGCCGAAGCGGGGAAGGCCTTCTACCGGGCCGTGTTCGACTGGCAGGAGCAGGACGTGCCGTTCGGCGACGTGACCTACACCGTGCTCACCCCGGCCGGCGGCGGCACCGACGACGGGCAGGGCGGCATCATGCAGCTCGGCCCGGAGCAGACCGCCGCCGGCACCACCTCGCACTGGCTGCCCTACTTCGAGGTCCTCGACCCGGACGCCTGCACCGTCACCGCCGAGCGGCTCGGCGCGACCGTCCGGATCCCGCCCACGGACTTCCACGGCGTGGGCCGGCTCGCGCAGATCGTCGACCCGCACGGCGCGGTGCTCGCCGTCATCAGGAGCGCACAGCCCGGACAGTGA
- a CDS encoding PP2C family protein-serine/threonine phosphatase, whose protein sequence is MFRIRRARSTADLTAAVLPPARRRSALLAVDLLDIPWYKRAAPALLAMLMVALADFLSGKDRYLAPLMTVVPSIAALTLKPRELLLVCSLGLLTVFGLSHYDQVDNVNDERFLFGAMVSYLVLTLFSAWVARIRMRRAAAYAAVSSVAEAAQRALLRLPGPTVGPLRLAVRYASAADDARIGGDLYSVLETPHGTRVLVGDVRGKGLGAVQTAAVVLGAFREAAYDEARLRGVAARIEASVERHVPDGEFTTALFAEFRRPGAVELLHFGHVPPVQVMADGTVRVLEHPDPWVPLGLGRLVPGEPDSWDLPFGQGDVLVLCTDGVVEARRDGSGDFYPLAERAGPLVQGAARSPAELEAAVGRLYADLLAHTGGVLGDDALLLLISRDDPGPGPPGREPV, encoded by the coding sequence GTGTTCCGGATCCGTCGAGCTCGGTCGACCGCGGACCTGACGGCCGCCGTGCTCCCGCCGGCCCGACGGCGCAGCGCGCTGCTGGCCGTCGACCTCCTGGACATCCCCTGGTACAAGCGCGCGGCGCCGGCCCTGCTGGCGATGCTGATGGTCGCGCTCGCCGACTTCCTCTCCGGCAAGGACCGCTACCTGGCGCCGCTGATGACGGTCGTCCCGTCGATCGCGGCCCTCACCCTCAAGCCCCGGGAGCTGCTGCTGGTCTGCTCCCTGGGGCTGCTGACCGTGTTCGGCCTGAGCCACTACGACCAGGTCGACAACGTCAACGACGAGCGCTTCCTGTTCGGAGCCATGGTCAGTTACCTGGTGCTGACCCTGTTCAGCGCCTGGGTGGCCCGGATCAGGATGCGCCGGGCCGCCGCGTACGCCGCCGTCAGCTCGGTCGCCGAGGCGGCCCAGCGCGCCCTGCTGCGGCTGCCCGGGCCGACCGTCGGCCCGCTGCGGCTGGCCGTGCGGTACGCCTCCGCCGCCGACGACGCCCGGATCGGCGGCGACCTGTACTCCGTGCTGGAGACCCCGCACGGCACCCGGGTGCTGGTCGGCGACGTCCGCGGCAAGGGCCTGGGCGCGGTGCAGACCGCGGCCGTGGTGCTGGGCGCCTTCCGGGAGGCCGCGTACGACGAGGCCCGGCTGCGCGGCGTCGCGGCCCGGATCGAGGCGAGCGTGGAGCGCCATGTGCCGGACGGCGAGTTCACCACCGCCCTGTTCGCCGAGTTCCGAAGACCCGGGGCCGTCGAGTTGCTGCACTTCGGCCATGTCCCGCCGGTGCAGGTGATGGCGGACGGGACGGTGCGGGTGCTGGAGCACCCCGACCCGTGGGTGCCGCTGGGCCTGGGCCGGCTCGTCCCCGGCGAGCCGGACAGCTGGGACCTGCCGTTCGGGCAGGGCGACGTGCTGGTGCTCTGCACCGACGGCGTGGTTGAGGCCCGGCGCGACGGCTCGGGGGACTTCTACCCGCTCGCGGAGCGGGCGGGGCCGCTGGTGCAGGGCGCGGCCCGCTCGCCGGCCGAGCTGGAGGCGGCGGTGGGGCGGCTGTACGCGGACCTGCTCGCGCACACGGGTGGCGTACTCGGCGACGACGCCCTGCTGCTGCTGATCAGCCGGGACGACCCGGGGCCGGGGCCGCCCGGCCGCGAGCCCGTCTGA
- the dhaL gene encoding dihydroxyacetone kinase subunit DhaL, which translates to MDHNAGPGSPDPGTAGRGTPEDPALDAPLAEAWIRALAAAVDAHERELTDLDSAIGDGDHGSNLHRGFTAVLAVLDSPDTPGPADAGAVLGRTGRTLISKVGGASGPLYGSAFRAMGAALPPSPATPAEFAGALAAGLAAVRQLGGAGPGDKTLVDAYAPALAAFEQAVAGGAGLARAAEAAAEAAEEGMRATTPLQARKGRASYLGPRSIGHQDPGATSTALLFRTLADVTG; encoded by the coding sequence ATGGACCACAACGCCGGCCCCGGCAGCCCCGACCCCGGCACCGCAGGTCGCGGCACACCGGAGGACCCCGCCCTGGACGCCCCGCTGGCCGAGGCCTGGATCCGCGCCCTGGCGGCCGCCGTGGACGCCCACGAGCGTGAGCTGACCGACCTGGACTCCGCGATCGGCGACGGCGACCACGGCAGCAACCTGCACCGCGGCTTCACCGCCGTGCTCGCCGTCCTGGACTCCCCGGACACCCCGGGGCCGGCCGACGCCGGCGCCGTCCTCGGGCGGACCGGCCGCACCCTGATCTCCAAGGTGGGCGGCGCCTCCGGCCCGCTGTACGGCAGCGCCTTCCGGGCGATGGGCGCGGCCCTGCCGCCGTCCCCCGCCACGCCCGCGGAGTTCGCCGGGGCGCTGGCGGCCGGGCTGGCGGCGGTGCGGCAGCTCGGCGGCGCCGGGCCCGGCGACAAGACCCTCGTCGACGCGTACGCCCCGGCGCTGGCCGCCTTCGAGCAGGCGGTCGCCGGCGGCGCCGGCCTGGCCCGCGCCGCCGAAGCGGCGGCCGAGGCGGCGGAGGAGGGCATGCGCGCCACCACCCCGCTGCAGGCCCGCAAGGGCCGGGCCTCCTACCTCGGCCCCCGCAGCATCGGCCACCAGGACCCGGGCGCCACCTCCACCGCGCTGCTCTTCCGGACGCTCGCCGACGTCACCGGATGA